One stretch of Cottoperca gobio chromosome 18, fCotGob3.1, whole genome shotgun sequence DNA includes these proteins:
- the msantd1 gene encoding myb/SANT-like DNA-binding domain-containing protein 1, translating to MSTEDGFSYLLAGHNEKHRRAPNWTDGEMKALLYVWEEHHNELKMSKRNAKVYEKMSQRFFQLTGEQRFKEEIKMKITNMSFQYRRMKTVAGESAETPDWPYYKAIEKILCKPLENGRVNSLEYQASTAGPSTSSQSTDNLVPHSEEGMMGFLPEYTGSSDEMEIKQELDSLSSDSEHTQGSSSHPTSARKRHANKKLSMKRKKLQVMQAMLQQQRRSSRAIEETCREVRRAMHQQNVLQVQCLQLQERMMNLLEKMIQPSSPTSASWCPSGVKRPEKP from the exons atgtcaacagAGGACGGTTTCAGCTACTTATTGGCAGGTCACAATGAGAAACACAGGCGGGCCCCAAACTGGACCGACGGTGAAATGAAAGCCCTCCTGTACGTGTGGGAGGAACACCACAACGAACTGAAAATGAGCAAGAGGAACGCCAAGGTTTACGAGAAGATGTCCCAGAGGTTCTTCCAGCTGACCGGAGAGCAGCGTTTCAAAGAAGAGATCAAGATGAAAATCACCAACATGTCCTTTCAGTACAG GCGAATGAAAACCGTAGCCGGTGAAAGTGCGGAGACGCCAGACTGGCCGTATTATAAGGCCATCGAGAAGATCCTCTGTAAGCCACTGGAGAACGGCCGGGTGAACTCTTTGGAGTATCAGGCTTCCACTGCAGGTCCCTCCACTTCCTCACAGTCTACAGACAACCTGGTGCCCCATTCAGAGGAGGGGATGATGGGATTCTTGCCAGAGTACACGGGCTCCTCAGATGAGATGGAGATAAAACAAGAGCTGGACTCTTTGAGCTCTGACAGTGAGCACACACAGGGCTCCAG CTCTCACCCTACTTCAGCCAGGAAAAGACATGCCAACAAGAAACTGTccatgaagagaaagaaactgcAAGTCATGCAGGCCATGTTACAACAACAAAGGAGGTCGAGCCGGGCCATAGAGGAGACATGCAGGGAAGTCCGTCGAGCCATGCACCAACAGAACGTCCTCCAGGTCCAGTGTCTGCAGCTACAGGAACGAATGATGAATCTTCTGGAGAAGATGATCCAGCCTTCCTCCCCCACGTCAGCATCATGGTGTCCGAGTGGGGTCAAAAGACCGGAGAAGCCATGA